ATCAGACGTGAAAACCAACCTGTTTGTCACCGTGTCTGACGGTAAAAACCAGGGCAGGGGCGAGGCCGCGCCCAACGTACGCTACGGCGAAACCCCAGAACTTCTCAACCAGCAGTTTGACCACCTGCAAACCCAAGGCTTGGCCGAAGTAGCCACCATAGAAGATTTCAGCCGCATTACAACCCAGGTGAAAGTCATGCCCGCACTGCGGTTCGCGCTGGAGTCGGCGTTCATCCATTACCTGTGCCAGAAAAATCACCAGACCGTCACCCAATTTCTGGGCGTGGAAGCAGCTGCCTCGGTGCCCACCGCGTATTCGTACCCCATCATGGACCCGGGCAAAATTGCCACCTTCACCCAGGAGCACAACCTGCACCGGTTTGAGTACCTCAAGGTGAAAGTAAACCAGGAAAGCGGCCTTGACATGATGACCGAAGTGGCCCGTGCCACCAAGCAGCCACTCATGCTGGACGCCAACGAAGCCTGGACTGACCCCGAAGCCTTTATCCTGTACCTGGAGAAACTCAAGAAACTGCCCATCATCATGGTGGAGCAACCCCTGCCATCGGCGTTGAACGATGAATACCTTTTCCTGAAAAAGCATTCGCCCTATGATCTCTACGCCGATGAATCTGTCACTGACCACGCCGATTGGGAACTCCTGCAGCAACAGTTCCACGGCGTGAACATGAAATTGATGAAGGCCGGCGGTTACCTAAATGGCCTGGCCATCTTAAACAAAACCCGTTCGCTGGGCATGAAAACCATGATTGGCTGCATGATGGAAACGTCCATGGGTATCTGGTCGGCTATACAACTCGCCCACGGCGTGAACCTGCTGGACCTGGACGGTATGCTGATTGTGAAGGATGAACCGTTTAAATTGGTAAGAGAAGAAGCCGGAAGATTGTACCCCGTCACCCAGCCGTAGATTTTACTTGAAGTTGAAATTCCCGTTTTGGGGCTCATCTTCAGAAATGAGCTCCAAAACGGGAGTTTAAAAGGTGTAATGTTTTGAAGTAGCTGTTTGCTTTTTACATTCATCCTGAGCCTGTCGAAGGATCTAACGAGGATTTTTGCTTTGCTTGGGTAAGCAATTCCCTTCGCCGTTGTTGGTGTCCATAGGGGCCAACGACCTAAACTGCGGTTCAACTAGCTTTTGTGCACGCCATTTGCTTTCCTTTCAAAGTTCAGTTTGATGCTGAGTTCTACAAGACGCCCTTTTCCATAGTTTAGCTCCGAGCGCTCACGGCCGCGAGGCCCCGCCTTCCCCTCTCGCGCTGTACCAGCTTCCTGGCGCCTTCGGCACCCGCCTGCCGGCGACGGAACCTGCTTAGGCGCTCGATGGAAAGGCTGGAAAAGGTGCGATTCGTTAGGCAGTCTGCGTTTTGGGCATCAGCAGTGCCGCCAGCTCAAAAGACCTCACAGGTTCTGGAAACCTGTGAGGTCTGCGCCAATTGCGTTTCCGGGCTCTGGATTGGAAATGGAAGCGAAACTGGAAATCATTTGTAGGTTGTAGAGACAAGGCACTGCCTTGTCTCTACGGTGGAGGACCCGACTGCTGTTGCTCAAAAGACCTCGTAGTGTGCTCAGCTCCTACGAGTGTCTCTGCCAATCCCGTTTCCAGGCTCTATTTCGGAAATGGAGGCTAAAACGGGTTTGCAGGTTGTAGAGACCAGGCACTGCCTTGTCTCCCACGCATTTCCTGCGCAGTCTAAAAACTCCCCTCCTGTCCTAGGAGGGGCTGGGGTGGTCTTTTACCACCCATTTTCATGCTCATTTCCTGAAACAAGCCCAAAAACAGCGAAGCCCGCCTTTCACAAGACAGGGCTTCTCTTTTACATGTAGTAGAAATTATGGGAACCGCTATTGCTTCTTTTTCTCCTCCGCGGCCATTTGCTGTTTGACTTGAGTCAGGTCAGCGTCTACTTTCTGCAGGTTGAGCGTTTTGGTTTTGTCTTTGAGCGTGGTTTGGAGGAGTTCGTTTTTCTTTTCTAACAGGGTGCGTTTGCTCTCCAGCAACTGGAGGCGTTCCTGCAGGGCCTGGGCCTGCAGCAATTGAGTGCCCAGGCCGGTGGTGTCGCCGGAAACGGTGGTGGTCTGCTGCACTACCACCGGATTGGGAATGAAATTGCCTTGCAAATCTATCCGGTCGCCGTCTTTGAGTTGGGTCACCTGGCCAGAAGCGGCGGTGAAGTGGCCTCCCGGCGAAAGCGTGGCGCCGTTAGAGAATTTCTTGCTTTCTAAGAGTGGTGCGTAGCCTTTGGGCTGAATTTCCATCATCTTGCCGTTGCGCATGATTATGCCCTGCCGTACCGGGGCCGCGCCGTTGACGGCGGTGCGCCCTGCTTCGCGCTTCTCCACGGTGGCGCCCTGCGTTTGCGCCCGGGCCGTGGTGCAAACGAAAAAAGCAGTGAAGAAAATGCCAGCAAAGAGGGTTCGGTGAAGCATATGCCTAAGGTCTAAGTGCCTGCTAGTTTCCAAAAATTTACCCTAAATCGCAAATACCAGCACACCGGATTACTCTGCAGTAGAATTTTTCTTTTTTTCCTTGAAGTACTGGATGATGCCGGGCAACACAGATAGAAAGATGATCACCGGAATGGCGTAGTGCAGGTAGTCTTTCAGTTGCGGGAACTGCCGGCCCAGGTAATAACTGGCCACTACCAGCGAGCAAATCCAGAGGGCGGTGCCCATGGCGCTCAACAGCAGAAATCGGCTGAACTCCATGCCGGTGGCACCAGCCAGCAGCGGGTTGAAGGTGCGCACCACCGGCACAAACTTGCCCAGCACAATGGCAGATTTGCCTTTCTCTTTGTAGAATTTTTCGGCGCGCTCCAGGTGCTTGCGCTTAAAGTACCAGGTGTCTTGTTTGTGGTAGAGTTTCTTGCCCATCTTCCGGCCAATGCTAAAACCCAGCAGGTCACCCGCAATGCCCGCGGCAGTCATGCTGGCCAACAGTACCAACAAGGGCACGGTGAGCACATCGGCACCCGCCAGCAGGCCCGTCGCTAAAAGCAGCGAATCGCCCCCGGGAATCACCAGGCCAATCAGCAACCCCGTCTCAACAAACACCACGGCCAGAATAAGGGCCAGGCCACCATACCGAATCATGTTTTCTGGGCTGGCGAACAGTTCTGACCAGGCCACCAAAAAGAAGAGTATTTTCATGGAGAGTGCAAGCATAGTTTCTAGCATACGCACGCTGGAGCCTTGTAGTTAGCCAGGCGCCAGCCAATTTCTTGCCCCAGATGCCAGTGCGTAGTTGCTGAAACAAGCAGTAGTTCTTATCTTTATCATTGGTAATGAGACTTTGGCCCAACCCAACCCATGAAAATAGAAGAAGAAATAAAGCAGCCGGTCTTTAAAGACCCTTACCATAAGGCTCATATCAACCTTATCTTCACCGCCAACTGGGTAGGGCTCAGGCAGTCAAACCTGTTCAAACCTTTTGGCGTGACCTTGCCCCAGTACAACGTGTTGCGCATCTTGCGGGGCCAGCACCCCAAACCGGCCACCGTGAACCTGATCATTGAGCGCATGCTGGACAAAACCTCCAACGCCTCCAGAATTGTAGACAAGCTGGAAGTCAAACAGTTGGTCACGCGCACCCAATGCGCCACCGACCGCCGCACCGTGGACATCCTGATCACCGAGAAAGGCCTGGCCCTGTTAAAACAGATGGACGAAGTGGAAGACCTTAAGAAAGTGGGCGTCCATAACCTGAGTGCGCAGGAAGCTACCCTGTTAAGTGATCTGTTAGATAAAATCAGGGATTAACCTGCCCTGGTACCGCCCTGGAATTCATACCTTTACCCATAAACCTTTAGTAACCCAAAGCATGAAAAAGATATACCTACCTGTTTTACTGGCTGCCGCCCTGGGCGTGTCTGCCTTTACCTTGAACACCGCGGCGCCTGCCAAGAGAAACGCGTTGGTAGTGGCAGCGCCCAACGCCGCCCAAAGTTATACCGTGCAGACCGATGCCAGCACCATAACCTGGGTGGGCCGCAAAGTGACCGGCGAGCATACCGGCAACATCAAGCTGGCCAGCGGCACCATTCTGTTCAACAAAAGCATGCTGCGCGGCGGTACGTTTGTCATGGACATGTCCTCCATCACCTGCACTGACCTGCAGGGCAACTCCAACAAAAACCTGGTGAACCACCTGCGCTCAGATGATTTCTTCTCTGTGGAGAAAAACCCGACGGCCATGTTCGCCATTACCAACCTGGCCGAGCGCCCCAACGCCAAAAACGGCGCCGCCAACTACACCATCACCGGTGATCTCACCATTAAAGGCATTGTAAACCAGGTTTCTTTCCCGGCGTTTGTGACCGTGAAGAAAGGCGTGGCCACCGCCAAAGCCACTCTTAAGTTTGACCGCACCAAGTGGGACATCAAGTACCGTTCCGGCAACTTCTTTGAGAACATTGGTGACAAAGCCATTCATGATGATGTGGAACTGAAGATTGAACTGGTAGCCAAAGAAACCGCCGTTGCCAAAAAAGACAAAAAAGAGAAAGACGTAGCCAAGTCGTAGGGTATCTTTCAACATAAAAAGAGCGCGGCCGCCAGATATTTCTGGCGGCCGCGCTCTTTTTAGGGGGTGTGTGCTTTTAACAGCACGAAAACTTCAAATATTCCTTCACCTATAGCCAAATTGAGTTTGGCGGCAGGAACGCTTAAAACGCTGGTAAGTTTTTGATTTTAGGGCGGTTGTAGTCGGGTTCCCAGTCATTGATGGGCAGGCTAATGCCCGGCGGAAGGTCCAGGTCTGGCAAACCGTCTGAGAGCGGTTCCCCGCCATCGTCATCGCTGTCATCTTTGGGGGGAACGGTTAGTTTCTTGCGGGGCGCCAAGGCAAGAAAGGCTATCAGCGCGAACATAGCCAACGTGTAAACAATCAACATATTACCGGTGCATTAGAAGTCTCACATCACGTCCATCGCCTGCTTAAAGGCGTCAATCTTGTTCAACGTATAGCGCCCATGCTATGTTAGGGTAGAAGGCAAAAAAATATAGGCTTCTTGGGGCAAGGGTTTGTTTTGTAGCCAAGGCCGTGTAGCTTTGCGGCAGTTTTAGGGGTGCCTTAATATAACGGGCTGAGATCATACCCATTGAACCTGATACGGGTAGTACCGGCGAAGGGAAAAACAAGGGAATCAAAACAGAGTGGGAGAGCCAACCCCTGGTAGCTCCTGTGTGTTTTACTTATCACATTTTTTACCCAAATGAAAAAGTCTTTAGCCCTGCTCCTGGGCTGCCTGCTGCCTTGGTTTGCCATGGCACAATTCACTTTGTCTGGACGTGTAATTGACGCTTCTTCCCAGCAACCGCTTATTGGTGCCACCGTTTACCTAGAAAAAGCTGGTTTCGGCGTTTCAACTGGTTCAGATGGCAGATACAGTTTCCCAAACCTCCCCAACGGCGAATATACAGTAGCCGTTAGTTACCTGGGTTACGCCCCTTACAGATACTTCCTTGGTCTAGAGTATAACCGCACTCTTAATTTCAGCCTGACCCGCATCAGCGTGGCCACCAAAGAAGTATTGGTAACCGCCACCCGCGCGAACGAGAAAACCGGTACCACCTACTCCAACGTGAGCAAGCAGGAACTGGAAAGCCGCAATT
This region of Rufibacter sp. LB8 genomic DNA includes:
- a CDS encoding DedA family protein, whose amino-acid sequence is MLALSMKILFFLVAWSELFASPENMIRYGGLALILAVVFVETGLLIGLVIPGGDSLLLATGLLAGADVLTVPLLVLLASMTAAGIAGDLLGFSIGRKMGKKLYHKQDTWYFKRKHLERAEKFYKEKGKSAIVLGKFVPVVRTFNPLLAGATGMEFSRFLLLSAMGTALWICSLVVASYYLGRQFPQLKDYLHYAIPVIIFLSVLPGIIQYFKEKKKNSTAE
- a CDS encoding YceI family protein; this encodes MKKIYLPVLLAAALGVSAFTLNTAAPAKRNALVVAAPNAAQSYTVQTDASTITWVGRKVTGEHTGNIKLASGTILFNKSMLRGGTFVMDMSSITCTDLQGNSNKNLVNHLRSDDFFSVEKNPTAMFAITNLAERPNAKNGAANYTITGDLTIKGIVNQVSFPAFVTVKKGVATAKATLKFDRTKWDIKYRSGNFFENIGDKAIHDDVELKIELVAKETAVAKKDKKEKDVAKS
- a CDS encoding MarR family winged helix-turn-helix transcriptional regulator → MKIEEEIKQPVFKDPYHKAHINLIFTANWVGLRQSNLFKPFGVTLPQYNVLRILRGQHPKPATVNLIIERMLDKTSNASRIVDKLEVKQLVTRTQCATDRRTVDILITEKGLALLKQMDEVEDLKKVGVHNLSAQEATLLSDLLDKIRD
- a CDS encoding enolase C-terminal domain-like protein; protein product: MLTWHLETRELALRYTWKISRNASDVKTNLFVTVSDGKNQGRGEAAPNVRYGETPELLNQQFDHLQTQGLAEVATIEDFSRITTQVKVMPALRFALESAFIHYLCQKNHQTVTQFLGVEAAASVPTAYSYPIMDPGKIATFTQEHNLHRFEYLKVKVNQESGLDMMTEVARATKQPLMLDANEAWTDPEAFILYLEKLKKLPIIMVEQPLPSALNDEYLFLKKHSPYDLYADESVTDHADWELLQQQFHGVNMKLMKAGGYLNGLAILNKTRSLGMKTMIGCMMETSMGIWSAIQLAHGVNLLDLDGMLIVKDEPFKLVREEAGRLYPVTQP
- a CDS encoding DUF6799 domain-containing protein; this encodes MLHRTLFAGIFFTAFFVCTTARAQTQGATVEKREAGRTAVNGAAPVRQGIIMRNGKMMEIQPKGYAPLLESKKFSNGATLSPGGHFTAASGQVTQLKDGDRIDLQGNFIPNPVVVQQTTTVSGDTTGLGTQLLQAQALQERLQLLESKRTLLEKKNELLQTTLKDKTKTLNLQKVDADLTQVKQQMAAEEKKKQ